TGGGCGGGCTAGCCCAATGGACCTAGCCCTTATTGACGGCTCGAAGTACAAGTGTGTAATACTAATAGTGGAAATTTCACAAATcactattataaatattttaattatgttcctTAGATATAATTTGCCTAATTACGCTCTATAGTATAGTTTTATTTGTTATGAGTATTTCCGTTTACATATTTCGCTTGCCAATATACAAACAGggtaagtatatacaaattccatatttatacatttaggaatttttcaaaactctgtttatatatttcatttacatatatataaaaaatgttagtatataaaattatatatttatatatttaagaattttttagaacttatacaaattaaatatatcaacaaatcatatacaaataggataattatatataaattctgaatttatacagTTATGAATTTTTCATAACTTATATAAATCAAATGTATCgacaaatcatatataaatagcTAAGGTaatcatatacaaattttaGATTTATACAATTAGGAATCGAATTATATAAATTCTAGATTTATACAATTAAGAattaaattatacaaattaaataacaaaattaattaaactgTAGTTATGTTTGATGATTAACTAAAATTACAACTTAAGTACATAATAAccattaaatatttatcattttgcGTAATTTTTCTACATTAATATATTGCCATAATAATTTGGATATATATTCAACTTTTCGGAAAAAGCTCAAATGAATTCTACGCCTTTTCCCAGCATATGGCCCCAACATTAGTCTGTCAAGCATATTTAATTTGCAACATCCCatcataaaacatatttatttaaaatgtgtTAATATGGATTCTGGTTAacaacatgataaatatttttcatgtctcacttatattttcaaaatatcttttttttaaccTGAATATTCGTACTTACTATAACGTTAAttatcaaaaacaaaattaaaaattcatCATAGCTTTTGATTTTTGCATTTCTTTCAAATCTATttcgaaaaaaataattttcgcCACCTAGACGAAAACTCTCTCTATATAtgggtatatatatacaacacatCTATAAATAATATACCTGCCACCATGAGTCTCAAAGGACACGGTGGTGCAAGTGGCGAAAGGGCAAAGCcatacttttcttttctttgtttataattctaattgattttctATTAactattaataaataattatttttgactaatttaatttatagtctttgacttttattttattttttattattagtaaatattaatatttgtttaaaaatagaactaaaaaagaagaaaacaatcaTAAACTCATTAATTCTGTAAATATGGTTTAATTGCTCCCTTTATAATTTCAAGCAAAGGAAATGATCATGCAAAGATTGTTTATATATACCAACATGAATTGTGGTGTAGTGGTGAGATTGATTCATTCTTAATCAAAGGTCTCGAatttgagccctagatatgaaaaaaattatgttataagcATCGAATCTCAACTATGAATTTCAGACACCAAGGTAAaaaaaatgattgattatatattATTCTCAAATCACTTATatgaaagattaaaaaatcACACATAAAAAGATAGAAATCTAGAAATGTAAAGAGCAATTAATTCCTTTTTTCCTATTCATGACATGCATTGGCGGTTCAATTGTTGTTACTTGAAGTAGGTGAAATTATAAGATGATTGAGAGGATTAAGCGCACTAAGAAATGATACTAAAATAATTGTTTTTCTATTACGTATTATTTTAATCTGAAATAGCTGAAATTAATGACCACGTTTTTTCCCTAACTTTTTTAAAGTAAAACTCGACAATGCATGAGGATCCTATCTCGTCATGTTATGTTGCAGGAAGATGCCATGTAGGATTTCAACTCGCAAAGAATGGCCGGGTGGTTGgggttaatagttgttaatttttattttttttggataagaaAAATATCACGTATCATCAAATTATTgataattatttgataattattttagatatatatatatgtcacgtgtctttatttaatttgctGGTTTTGACACTTCAgcgagtgtattacacacacctaatatattttggtgattgttaaaaaaatgtcaagatgacacattcgactcttacttgaggtgtctaaaatgaatatcTCCTGGTTTAGgtatctaagtgaaagttggtgccaactttaagagCCAGATTTcgccaagttcaaattcaattcATCATATAGGTTCTGAAATTTTAAGAATAATAGagttataaaacatatatatagaaaaaagtTACGGTTAAACGATTCTAAGaacacttatatatatatatacaccagAAAGTTGACAACAGTAACTACAACTCAATCTCAAACTGAATGAAGTGAGTTATTTAAATCCTCAAATATTTCATTTTAACACTCAAACATATGAAAAGCTGATACTCACAAATTATATATGCAGAGTGTTTTGATTTTCCCAAAGGTAGTTGCCACTTGGATCATAGTAGTTTTGAATACTTGAATAATAGAAGTCGTTCGGACCAATTTGTCAATATAAGTTGAATAATCACAACAGTCCTGCTGGAGTATTATATGTTAAACAATACTGTGGTTTGAAAATAACCAATGCATAAGACTTGACATGTTTTATACATGACATAAATATTCTTTATATCCTAacactatatattatatatggacataatacataaatataactCTTAATTTGACTTCAGCTGACAACTATGACCTCTAACTTTATTAGTGGACAAGTAGGCACTTTAAATATCCAAAACTTAAACAAATAGACATATTCGTCCTACATGACGTCAtacatgacaattttgtgtCATACGTAGCCTCCTACGTATATTGTATCACGTACGACACGTGTATCATACATGGCAATTTTGTGTCATACGTAGCCTCCTACGTATATTGTATCACGTAGGAcacgtgtgtctacttgttcaattttatacaagtttaagagTCTACTTGTACACACCCAAAGTTGAaggatataaatataaaatgattCCAAGTTAAAtagcatatttatatattatgtcttATATATATCATCAAGTTATAGATTACCATAACACGATTTCACTTGatagtataaaaaaaaaagtttatacATTATAAGTGTGTACAACTTAAACTCTAAATCGATCACTAGAACAAgtgcatatattatatatgatgCTTCCTTAATTTTACCATGAAAGAGAAACTACGACAGGTAGATAGGACGGAAGAAAAACACATTATTTGGTTACCTAAAAAGATTTACGTTTGTAACAACTCACAACATCCATAACTTCTCTTAATTTCAGACATACATGCCTATATGCTAagcttttctcttctttttctcatccatatcatttTGCTCATTAATTTCTTCATTACAACCTTCAAATTCTGTCAGTCATCAAAATGCAAAATCCCGAAGATCACCACTCTGACAGAGAGATTAGTAGTCCATTAAACACCACCAAATCTAACAATGACAATTATGTCGAAATCACACTTGATATCCGCGATGACACCGTGGCAGTCCACAGTGTCAAAAATGCCACTGGGACTAAAGCAGAGGAAGCAGAGCTTGAGGCACTGGCCAAAAGCCTGCAGAAGAAGCGCAGCTTTGGGGCCTCAATCGTAAGAAATGTTTCGATGAAGATGcgtttttcttctttcaagaaACAACCGCATCCTTTACGGAGATTTGATAGGAGTTCAGCAGCAGCTCAGCATGCTCTCAAAGGCCTCAAGTTTATCAGTAAGAGTGATGGTGGCTCAGGATGGGAAACCGTCCAAAAGCGCTTCGACGAGCTTACTGCCACCTCAGATTGCTTACTTCCTCGGGCAAAATTTGGAGAATGCATAGGTAAAAGGATCCGAGTTTAACTTCTATGCACTAACTAGCTAACAgtgaataaatattttacttcaTTAAATCACCCAACAACAAGTAATTATTGATCATATAGAGTAAATAATTatgtttttgttgattttcaaTGATAGGTATGAACGGGGAATCTATGGGATTTGCACTAGAGCTTTTTGATGCGTTAGCTCGGAGGAGAAATATAACAAGTGATTGCATCAGCAAAGAACAGCTCAAAGAGTTTTGGGACCAAATTGCCAACCAAAGCTTTGATTCCCGGCTTCGAACCTTCTTTGACATGTAAGTATTAAAATTCATCATTACGTCTTTTGATCCAGTAGTTGTTCgatcaaatcaattaattttTGGATTCTGATTTTTGTGAGGGATGTAATGCAGGGTTGATAAAGATGCAGATGGTAGACTCACAGAAGAAGAAGTCAGAGAGGTATTTGGGTGTGCGAATAAACTTCTGGGCTCTTCTCCAGCTTGACCTTATTGACAAAATTTATCCTCTTTTTTTGGCAGATTATTAGCCTAAGTGCATCTGCTAACAAGCTGTCAAATATCCAGAAACAAGCTGCAGAATACGCAGCATTGATCATGGAAGAGTTGGATCCTGACCACATGGGATACATCATGGTTAGactatatatatttcatgttcTATAGttttaatttgaataatttcaACTATTGATCATCTGATTCGGCAGCTTGAGAATTTGGAAACACTTTTATTACAAGCCCCAATTCAATCAGAGGGAGGAAAAGTCCTGAACAGGAACCTAAGTCATATGCTAAGCATGAAGCTTAAGCCAACACTGGAGACTAATCCCATTAAAAGATGGTATAAGAATTTGAAGTACTTTTTGTTGGACAATTGGCAAAGAGTTTGGGTACTGTTATTATGGATTGGTGCCATGGCTGGCCTATTTGCTTACAAGTATCTCCAGTACAAAAACAGAGCAGCATTTGATGTCATGGGTCACTGTGTTTGTATGGCAAAGGGAGCTGCCGAGATACTTAAGCTGAACATGACACTGATTTTACTCCCAGTCTGCAGAAACACTATCACGTGGCTTCGAAACAAGACCAAATTAGCTGCTGCTGTTCCCTTTGATGATAACCTCAATTTTCACAAAGTAAGCTATTCCTCTTTTCTCTTCTTCCAATTTCCGCTCAATTCATATAGTTTATATACCAAGTTGAGACCGGCTATATGACTCTCCATTTAATCCCGTGTTAGTCCAATATTTAAAAAACATTTTCTGTGTTGTGAATAATCTCTCACTAATTGACTAGTTTTATGTTGATTGTCAACTTATCGCCACCCTCATCTATTTGGGCTCGAGTAAGGACCAGAGCTTGGAGGGTGCAATACCCCTGACCAGGGGCGGACCCAAGGCATGTtgaggggttcatccgaacccccttcgttaaaaaattacattgtatatataagataaaaattttaatttatgtgtatatatttaacattgaaccccctgagcataagccaaaaGACTAGCTCAGTGACAAATGGGGTTCAATATTTCGTTTTAGCTTGTCTCAGCTCGCGAGTTCGAATCCgaataagcacattttttttcgattagcgtgtttaattttttttgaacccccttcataaaattcctgGGTCCGCCACTGCCCCTGACTTCTTTATTTGTTTACTTGTGTATGTTTTGAACTCTTACCTGTAAAATTCTGGCTCTGCCATTGGATTCAAGACCAACTATGTAGACAAGCTCACACAAGAAAAAATAGATACGGAAATTTTTTCTGAAATTAACCTTTAGTAGCGGGTTGTTTCTCCTCCTTTGTTTAGATGATGGCAGTGGCAATTGCAATTGGTGTAGGAATACACGTACTTGCTCATATGACTTGTGATTTTCCTCGACTTCTAAACGCTAGTCCAGAAAAGTATAAACCAATGGAGCCATACTTTGGTGATCAACCAACAAATTATTGGCATTTTGTGAAGGGAGTGGAAGGAGTGTCCGGGATCATAATGGTGGTTTTGATGGCAGTAGCTTTCACTCTAGCAACTCAACAGTTTAGACGGAACAAAATTCGTTTACCTAGACCCTTGAACAAGCTCACTGGTTTCAATGCCTTCTGGTACTCGCACCACCTCTTTGTCATTGTCTACAGTCTCCTCATTGTCCATGGTGTCAAGCTTTACTTAACCAAAGAATGGTACAAGAAGACGGTTAGTCTACTTATCTTTGAAATCAACTCTAATTTCTTAATGAATTTAGCTTTTATAGGCTCATAGCTATCAGATCACCTAAAAGGTAACTGAAAGTAATTAACTTCCCATAATACGTAAACTTAGTAACTTGAAATAAGGCAGGTAATTAGCAATGCAACATGTTAAATTAGATTGACTTACAATGCGGGCGTATACAAGTTAAACTCTTTGTTGGAGTAACTACTAAAAAATGGGACTAATTTTCCCACAGATATGGATGTACTTGGCTATACCAATCATACTTTATTCTGGCGAAAGATTACTAAGGGCATTCAGGTCAAGCGTCAAGGATGTTAAAATATTGAAAGTAAGCTGAGTCCAAATCTATACATTAATTTAGTAGAAAATCAAAATAGTTGAGACAAATGAGAAATTTACATTTAttatacttaaaatatggtGCTAGGTGGCTGTGTATCCTGGAAATGTGTTGACACTTCATATGTCAAAGCCACAGGGTTTCAAGTATAAAAGTGGGCAATACATGCTTGTCAACTGTGCTGCAGTTTCACCATTTGAATGGTAGGTGATGCTTCATAAATAAACGACTAAGAGCTTGTTTCTTAATTGTAGGGGAGGGTGGGGGCAATCAATCTTCTACTCGTCTATCTATATTGATTTCagtttaatattttatgcaCCGacagtaaaaaaatatttacaagcACAGTCAAATAATTAACTTGCATAGCATGTTAACTAATTGGTCATAGAGTTTTAAGTTTCAAATAACTTTTCACAGTACTATTATGTCATATCTCGTTTATCCATTCATGCCCTTCATTAATAATTAGATAATGAGGCATTAGACTAACTTAaaagagtcatagttactctcATCGATTACCGCGTTTGGTTGAATTTCTCGGCTTTAACTCAAGATACATACTGTTATTGTGATGTTTGCACATTTTATATATCAGGCACCCATTTTCTATTACTTCAGCGCCTGGGGATGACTATTTAAGTGTACATATTCGAACTCTTGGTGATTGGACCACAAAACTCAGAGTTGTTTTCTCAAAGGTAAGTGATGTTTCcactattttaattaatactcaATCATTGAACATTCTCTTaatcatatatattaaattatattattaggCGTGCCAGCCACCATCAACAGGGAGAAGTGGACTCTTTAAAGCTGACTACTTGCAAGTCAACATAAAGTGAGTCTTTTTCCATTATGCAGTCCCCCCAATCACACTCAAAAATTGATTCACTTTAACAGCGCATTGATTAGTTAAACCTTCACTTTCACTTTACTTATTCCTTTTGACAAAGCCATAGTTAATATTCGCTGTTCTATTTTATTCAAATACTACTGAtcactttttaaaatatattattgactCTCCGTGGGGTACTATAGTGTTAGATTAATTTACTAATTTAAATTATCCATGATCATCAAGGACAAGAATTGTATGTTTGATATGACATATTAAACGGTACGTGTTAGTTCCCgaaaactattttctttttcaccaaaaataaatggaaacccttttcatttttctttacaAATATTCCAACTCTAAGCAATGCCATTTTCTCTAATTAACACTTTAATAATACTCCCTTTAATTTTTCTAACATTATTACCAATCTATAATACTCTATCTGTTCCTGTTTAGTTTTCATAATTCCTTTTTAGAGTCAAATAATAAGAATTTTGACTAATATcttcaaatatatatttgtttttatcatattgatataGAAAAAAATGCAACTTATACTATAATTGTTGAATATCTCACTTTTTATTTCAGTTACCCAAAAGTGTTAATTGATGGCCCATATGGAGCACCAGCACAAGACTACAAGAAATATGAGGTCCTTTTGTTGGTAGGTCTAGGAATTGGAGCGACCCCAATGATCAGTATTGTTAAAGACATCGTAAACAACATGAAAGCCATGGATGAAGAAGAGCATGATTTGGAGAGCAAAggacaaaagaaaaaattaaacttGAAGAACAAGAGGGTATATTTTTATTGGGTTACTAGAGAACAAGGCTCATTTGATTGGTTCAAGGGTTTAATGAATGAATTAGCTGAAATGGATTATGCTGGAATTATAGAGATGCATAATTACTGTACAAGTGTTTATGAAGAGGGTGATGCTCGCTCTGCTCTCATCGCTATGATTCAGTCCATCAATCATGCCAAGAATGGTGTAGACATTGTATCTGGAACAAGAGTTAAGACTCACTTTGCTAGACCTAATTGGCGGAATGTATACAAGCGGATTGCTCTTAACCACACTAATGCAAGagttggtatgtactcaagacTTAAGTATCTCATTTTAGAACTATTGAAACTGTGAGTTTTCAACCTCAACTATCATTCAATAGTTAGCAAAATACACTTATTCATTAATTAGCATATATAATGGTTCGATTTGctgatacattaattttttaattgacTTCTTTAAAACCCTAAACTCTTCCCTTTCAAGTCAAAGATATCGATGCCATGGCAGAGACGAGACCATGATGGTGGATGTCACGATtggaataaattaatttatacgGTGATAGTTTTAACCTTTAACCttaacttttaatttaatattaatttatttaaatttgccACATTGGAATTATTTTTTCACGTAGACTGTTGTGTGGCAGAATTTTTAAACAAAAAAGAGAGTATATACACATTATAAGAAATTAGTCGAAGTGTGTTTCGTTAACTATTGTGTGATAGTTTAGATAAGAAACTCACACTTTCAATAATTCaggtatgaaattcaaaaaattaagataatttaaatatgtttttgacCTATAATTCTATGTATTTAAGAATTTCAAACATATGCTTTAAAAAAACgtattattttgatgaattgatttTAATAACGGCTTATTTAAGTTAAAAATTCAAGTTGGTAATCACACCTGCTCCTCTAAAATTTGCAGGGGTTTTCTACTGTGGGGCACCAGCACTGACGAAAGAGCTAAGACAGCTGGCCTTAGATTTTTCCCACAAGACATCCACAAAGTTTGATTTCAATAAAGAAAACTTTTGACCAACCATGGACGAGCACAGGATCAAACCAAACAGATAAGAACGGTtttgtttaaaaagaaaatccaTATCCACTACCTTTTATATAGAGAAAATCTTGCAGATTTTGTTAATATATAGTTGGGTTTTTGTTATATGAATAACAAATTTTTTATCTAGGACCACCCACCTCTGGATTAGATTAccaatttatttgtcttttttataactttttatgtgaaatgtttaaaattatacaaaattaaaatatattttgatatatatattctatatattttaattttaatttttagaccataaattattatttttaattttttaaaactttttattgAGTCATAAGTCAAAATCTGACATTTATTACATTTATTTAAATGTCGTACTAATGTATTCGAATTTAAAAAAGtctaacaacaacaaaaaaattatgtatcaatGTCGTACAAGTAATATATAGTTGGGGATGCAACAAaatcaatgaagaagaaaatattttgtagtgcaatttctttgtttattATGGAAAAAATATTGTGAGATTTTATAGTTTCATTGATTATAGAAGATTGGGCTATTATGCTAAATTTCCTCATTATAAAGATATTTCTGCATAATTTATACAGCAATATCTTATTTATCTTGTTTAGTgcattataattataattatattaatacataaataaataaataaaattacacACACATACTATGAATTATAGATAGAAATTATAGTCACTTTTAATAAATAGCATACTTATAATTATTCAAATTCAATAACCTTATAATTATAACTATTTACGTAAGTTTCTCATTAATAATTATACCCTAGGCCTCTCTTAAATGATTAGAAGTTTCTGAATAACTGTAGAGATTATTTCACAGACTTTATGACTAACATCTTTTCTCTTAGCTACATTCAAGTTTTGTAACTAAACAGCTCTCAAACCTTCGAAATATTATCACCTGCTTTTTCGGAGATGCTATCGGACTGTCACGCTTGAAAACATATTCTGTTTTACTTTTCTATTTGCATATTGTCTatcaatttttgttttttctaatCTCTTTTTTGCAATCTAAACCATGCTAAACAAgcgagttaattagtataaatagTCTCACTATTTTTATCATCTTAATTGGAATGTTCATAAAACCACTTCTCTAAATTTTACTATTCGAATATGGTATTTCCTCCATCTCATTTATATCTtactaaaaatagttattttatatTACTTACTAAATCAATatagaattaattaaagtatttcattttattcctataattaatatcatattttgaatgtaaacaattcCTAATACTAGCTATTTCTACACTCTCTATATATTGCACTGATAATTGATATGAACAAAGAACAAAATAgtaaatttgattaatttattaataattttttaatcaccgtctaaaataaaaaatattcatctAAAAA
This Solanum dulcamara chromosome 8, daSolDulc1.2, whole genome shotgun sequence DNA region includes the following protein-coding sequences:
- the LOC129901248 gene encoding respiratory burst oxidase homolog protein D isoform X1 — protein: MQNPEDHHSDREISSPLNTTKSNNDNYVEITLDIRDDTVAVHSVKNATGTKAEEAELEALAKSLQKKRSFGASIVRNVSMKMRFSSFKKQPHPLRRFDRSSAAAQHALKGLKFISKSDGGSGWETVQKRFDELTATSDCLLPRAKFGECIGMNGESMGFALELFDALARRRNITSDCISKEQLKEFWDQIANQSFDSRLRTFFDMVDKDADGRLTEEEVREIISLSASANKLSNIQKQAAEYAALIMEELDPDHMGYIMLENLETLLLQAPIQSEGGKVLNRNLSHMLSMKLKPTLETNPIKRWYKNLKYFLLDNWQRVWVLLLWIGAMAGLFAYKYLQYKNRAAFDVMGHCVCMAKGAAEILKLNMTLILLPVCRNTITWLRNKTKLAAAVPFDDNLNFHKMMAVAIAIGVGIHVLAHMTCDFPRLLNASPEKYKPMEPYFGDQPTNYWHFVKGVEGVSGIIMVVLMAVAFTLATQQFRRNKIRLPRPLNKLTGFNAFWYSHHLFVIVYSLLIVHGVKLYLTKEWYKKTIWMYLAIPIILYSGERLLRAFRSSVKDVKILKVAVYPGNVLTLHMSKPQGFKYKSGQYMLVNCAAVSPFEWHPFSITSAPGDDYLSVHIRTLGDWTTKLRVVFSKACQPPSTGRSGLFKADYLQVNINYPKVLIDGPYGAPAQDYKKYEVLLLVGLGIGATPMISIVKDIVNNMKAMDEEEHDLESKGQKKKLNLKNKRVYFYWVTREQGSFDWFKGLMNELAEMDYAGIIEMHNYCTSVYEEGDARSALIAMIQSINHAKNGVDIVSGTRVKTHFARPNWRNVYKRIALNHTNARVGVFYCGAPALTKELRQLALDFSHKTSTKFDFNKENF
- the LOC129901248 gene encoding respiratory burst oxidase homolog protein D isoform X2, which gives rise to MQNPEDHHSDREISSPLNTTKSNNDNYVEITLDIRDDTVAVHSVKNATGTKAEEAELEALAKSLQKKRSFGASIVRNVSMKMRFSSFKKQPHPLRRFDRSSAAAQHALKGLKFISKSDGGSGWETVQKRFDELTATSDCLLPRAKFGECIGMNGESMGFALELFDALARRRNITSDCISKEQLKEFWDQIANQSFDSRLRTFFDMVDKDADGRLTEEEVREIISLSASANKLSNIQKQAAEYAALIMEELDPDHMGYIMLENLETLLLQAPIQSEGGKVLNRNLSHMLSMKLKPTLETNPIKRWYKNLKYFLLDNWQRVWVLLLWIGAMAGLFAYKYLQYKNRAAFDVMGHCVCMAKGAAEILKLNMTLILLPVCRNTITWLRNKTKLAAAVPFDDNLNFHKIWMYLAIPIILYSGERLLRAFRSSVKDVKILKVAVYPGNVLTLHMSKPQGFKYKSGQYMLVNCAAVSPFEWHPFSITSAPGDDYLSVHIRTLGDWTTKLRVVFSKACQPPSTGRSGLFKADYLQVNINYPKVLIDGPYGAPAQDYKKYEVLLLVGLGIGATPMISIVKDIVNNMKAMDEEEHDLESKGQKKKLNLKNKRVYFYWVTREQGSFDWFKGLMNELAEMDYAGIIEMHNYCTSVYEEGDARSALIAMIQSINHAKNGVDIVSGTRVKTHFARPNWRNVYKRIALNHTNARVGVFYCGAPALTKELRQLALDFSHKTSTKFDFNKENF